In one window of Pseudomonas chlororaphis subsp. chlororaphis DNA:
- a CDS encoding fimbria/pilus outer membrane usher protein yields MPIFQRELSFRIARRACATCLVALGLTSKLSAAEAEFSDSFLKMGGAPVDLKFFEKGSAVPPGTYSVDLYLNNVLIKRQEITFAADASGQVKPVISLGLLKELGLNAGKAQQDGLIAADAKDEQPFDVSTQIAGAAVDFDVTNLALQFSIPQAYVQRYSRGYVDPSVWDEGITAFYSDYQANFNRNTNQGMKSDYHNLNLRNGFNIAGWRFRNESALTGGTGTKSEFKSNRNYLERDVQRLKGKLSLGELYTPGEIFDSVRFRGAQIASDLGMLPDNEIGYAPVIRGIAESNATVEVRQNGYVIYSASVPPGAFEFTDIYPSGSNGDLQIKIIEADGRVREYLQSYAYQPVMTRRGNLRYSVTAGEYRSTDQPSPSFTQGTAVYGVTDNLTGYGGALLAQDYRAVNLGAGVNSSLGGISFDVTSSESKTQNGRSNKGHSARFLYSKTLNATDTTFTMAGYRYSTEGYRSFSQHVDDLMYQDRAGFSAQKSRINLRVNQSLSQRGSLYLSMDETNYWKQQGRTRNWQLGYGNSIASVSYNLAVSRTQSDPMSGGSDTQLTASISMPLGGRGSSHRLSSNAISSSKGDSSLQSNVSGYLDDQATLSYSAQAGHSKRNGNTAGASLDWDTPVAKLRGGYSQGRDDKHIDLGASGSLLVHSGGVTLGQPLGETFGLLEVPDVDGVGVSGWNAVRTNGKGYAVVPYMQPYRYNWLNLDTQTLGTDTEINETSKVLVPTRGAIVKATYAAQTGRRLQFVLRADKGDPIPFGAQGYDEQGKPLGMVDNLSRLLVFGVPDQGRLEIRWAEGSCMVDYKLPPTNKELAYERVDGLCRVL; encoded by the coding sequence ATGCCCATTTTTCAGAGAGAGCTCAGTTTCAGGATCGCCCGACGGGCGTGCGCGACCTGCCTCGTGGCCCTGGGGCTGACCTCGAAGCTGTCCGCCGCAGAGGCCGAGTTCTCCGACTCCTTTCTGAAAATGGGGGGCGCTCCGGTGGACCTCAAGTTTTTTGAGAAAGGCAGTGCCGTTCCGCCAGGTACCTACAGCGTCGACCTTTACCTGAACAACGTGCTGATCAAGCGCCAGGAAATCACCTTCGCCGCCGACGCCTCCGGGCAGGTCAAACCCGTCATCTCGCTCGGGCTGCTCAAAGAGCTTGGACTCAACGCGGGCAAAGCCCAGCAGGATGGACTCATCGCCGCGGACGCCAAGGACGAGCAGCCGTTCGACGTCAGCACCCAGATCGCCGGCGCCGCGGTGGACTTCGACGTCACCAACCTGGCATTGCAGTTCAGCATCCCGCAGGCATACGTCCAGCGCTATTCCCGTGGTTACGTCGACCCCTCGGTTTGGGACGAAGGCATCACCGCCTTCTACAGCGACTACCAGGCCAACTTCAACCGCAATACCAACCAGGGAATGAAGAGCGACTACCACAACCTAAACCTGCGCAACGGTTTTAATATCGCCGGCTGGCGCTTTCGCAACGAATCCGCCCTGACCGGCGGAACCGGCACAAAAAGCGAATTCAAGAGCAACCGCAACTATCTGGAGCGCGACGTCCAGCGCCTGAAAGGCAAGCTTTCCCTGGGCGAGCTGTACACCCCTGGCGAGATCTTCGACAGCGTGCGTTTTCGCGGTGCACAGATCGCCTCGGACCTCGGCATGCTGCCTGACAACGAGATCGGCTACGCACCCGTGATCCGCGGCATCGCCGAAAGCAATGCCACTGTCGAAGTACGGCAAAACGGCTACGTGATCTATTCCGCGTCGGTGCCGCCTGGCGCCTTCGAGTTCACTGACATCTATCCCAGCGGCTCCAACGGCGACCTGCAGATCAAGATCATCGAAGCGGATGGCCGGGTACGCGAATATCTGCAGTCCTATGCCTACCAGCCGGTCATGACCCGGCGCGGCAACCTTCGCTACAGCGTCACCGCCGGTGAATATCGCTCCACCGACCAACCGTCGCCGTCGTTCACCCAAGGCACGGCCGTCTACGGCGTGACGGACAACCTCACCGGTTATGGTGGCGCGCTGCTCGCGCAAGACTATCGCGCCGTCAACCTTGGCGCGGGCGTGAACTCCAGCCTCGGCGGTATTTCCTTCGACGTCACCAGCAGTGAATCGAAGACCCAGAACGGCAGGAGCAACAAGGGTCACAGTGCGCGCTTCCTGTACTCCAAGACGCTGAACGCCACCGATACCACCTTCACCATGGCCGGCTACCGCTATTCCACCGAAGGCTATCGCAGCTTCAGCCAGCACGTGGACGACCTCATGTATCAGGACCGTGCCGGCTTCAGCGCCCAAAAGAGCCGAATCAACCTCCGGGTGAACCAGAGCCTGTCACAGCGAGGCTCGCTGTACCTCAGCATGGATGAAACCAACTACTGGAAACAGCAGGGCCGCACGCGCAACTGGCAATTGGGTTATGGCAACAGCATCGCCAGTGTCAGCTACAACCTGGCGGTGTCACGTACCCAGAGCGATCCCATGAGCGGTGGCTCGGATACGCAACTCACCGCCAGTATCAGCATGCCACTGGGAGGCCGGGGTAGTTCTCACCGCCTCTCCAGCAACGCCATCAGCTCGAGCAAGGGTGATTCCTCACTGCAGTCGAACGTGTCCGGCTACCTGGACGACCAGGCGACCCTCAGCTACTCGGCGCAGGCAGGCCACAGCAAAAGGAACGGCAATACTGCCGGCGCCAGCCTGGACTGGGATACCCCTGTCGCCAAGCTGCGCGGTGGCTACAGCCAGGGTCGCGATGACAAGCATATCGACCTGGGTGCTTCTGGCTCGCTGCTGGTACACAGTGGCGGCGTTACCCTCGGCCAGCCGCTTGGCGAGACTTTCGGCCTGCTGGAAGTTCCGGACGTCGACGGTGTCGGTGTATCCGGCTGGAACGCCGTACGCACCAATGGCAAGGGTTACGCGGTGGTGCCCTATATGCAGCCCTATCGCTACAACTGGCTGAACCTGGACACCCAGACCCTGGGTACCGACACCGAGATCAACGAAACCTCCAAGGTGCTGGTGCCAACCCGTGGCGCCATCGTCAAGGCCACCTATGCCGCACAGACAGGTCGCCGCCTGCAATTCGTGCTGCGCGCGGACAAGGGCGATCCAATCCCCTTCGGCGCCCAAGGCTACGACGAACAAGGCAAGCCCCTGGGCATGGTCGACAACCTGTCGCGCCTGCTGGTCTTTGGCGTTCCCGACCAGGGCCGGCTGGAGATTCGCTGGGCCGAAGGCAGCTGCATGGTGGACTACAAGCTCCCCCCAACAAACAAGGAACTGGCTTACGAACGCGTGGACGGCCTTTGCCGGGTCTTGTGA
- a CDS encoding fimbrial protein, with the protein MHKLITLPAGLLALVLAEPAFSWCQWGTYSGPPGASYNRVNVPSSLTVKRVPVGEILASYSQQIPVPGGITCGSSEIMNITFENGLEPSAIPDVYKTGVAGIGMRIIASRRLGGDRSLRYPLPSQHAFTGQGNSVYLPTYIHVEYVRTEIAVGSGKVPTNFTINFIIPPNTGLTPETFTYTSSGFTNLENNFYFSSCEAREPSMTVQMGKVPISNIKSGAAPEKPFALDIRCRGMRPEKPVPLKIYFEGNSTGTGMLNLTGAGQTSVAQGVAIELKNDKGTKLPFSKPGAVSLDWQHSETDAEVYRFAGSARYTPSGGEMKPGKADATMTYVLDYN; encoded by the coding sequence ATGCACAAACTGATCACTCTTCCCGCTGGCCTGCTTGCCCTGGTGCTGGCCGAGCCAGCGTTCTCGTGGTGCCAATGGGGCACATATTCTGGCCCTCCTGGCGCGTCATATAACCGAGTGAATGTTCCATCCAGCCTGACCGTCAAGCGGGTCCCAGTCGGCGAAATACTCGCAAGTTACTCCCAGCAGATCCCTGTCCCAGGAGGGATTACTTGTGGCAGCAGCGAGATCATGAACATAACCTTTGAAAACGGCCTCGAACCCTCCGCCATCCCCGATGTGTACAAAACCGGCGTGGCGGGCATCGGCATGCGCATCATCGCTTCAAGACGCTTGGGGGGGGACAGGAGTTTAAGGTATCCCCTGCCTTCCCAACACGCATTTACTGGACAAGGTAATAGCGTCTACCTGCCTACTTACATTCATGTCGAATACGTCCGCACGGAAATCGCAGTTGGCTCAGGCAAGGTGCCAACCAACTTTACAATCAACTTCATTATCCCTCCGAATACTGGCTTGACCCCGGAGACATTCACTTACACATCCTCAGGATTCACCAACCTGGAGAACAACTTCTACTTCAGCAGTTGCGAGGCCCGGGAACCCTCCATGACCGTACAAATGGGCAAGGTCCCGATTTCCAACATCAAGTCTGGCGCCGCACCGGAAAAACCCTTCGCCCTCGATATTCGCTGCCGTGGCATGCGGCCTGAAAAACCGGTTCCGCTGAAGATCTATTTCGAAGGCAACTCGACAGGCACGGGCATGCTGAATCTGACAGGGGCTGGGCAGACCAGCGTTGCCCAAGGCGTGGCTATCGAGCTGAAAAACGACAAGGGCACCAAACTCCCCTTCAGCAAGCCCGGCGCGGTCAGCCTGGACTGGCAGCACAGCGAAACCGATGCCGAGGTCTACCGCTTCGCGGGGTCCGCTCGCTATACGCCGAGCGGCGGCGAAATGAAGCCCGGCAAGGCAGATGCAACGATGACTTACGTACTCGACTACAACTGA
- the clpB gene encoding ATP-dependent chaperone ClpB, whose translation MRIDRLTSKLQLALSDSQSLAVGLDHPAIEPAHLMQALLEQQGGSIKPLLMQVGFDVNSLRKELSKELDHLPKIQNPTGDVNMSQDLARLLNQADRLAQQKGDQFISSELVLLAAMDENSKLGKLLLGQGVSKKALENAINNLRGGEAVNDANVEESRQALDKYTVDLTKRAEDGKLDPVIGRDDEIRRTIQVLQRRTKNNPVLIGEPGVGKTAIAEGLAQRIINGEVPDGLKGKRLLSLDMGALIAGAKYRGEFEERLKSLLNELSKQEGQIILFIDELHTMVGAGKGEGSMDAGNMLKPALARGELHCVGATTLNEYRQYIEKDAALERRFQKVLVDEPSEEDTIAILRGLKERYEVHHKVAITDGAIIAAAKLSHRYITDRQLPDKAIDLIDEAASRIRMEIDSKPEVLDRLERRLIQLKVESQALKKEDDEAAIKRLEKLQEEITRLEREYADLEEVWTSEKAEVQGSAQIQQKIEQSRQELEAARRKGDLNRMAELQYGVIPDLERSLQMVDQHGQSENQLLRSKVTEEEIAEVVSKWTGIPVSKMLEGERDKLLKMESLLHQRVIGQNEAVVAVANAVRRSRAGLSDPNRPSGSFMFLGPTGVGKTELCKALAEFLFDTEEAMVRIDMSEFMEKHSVARLIGAPPGYVGYEEGGYLTEAVRRKPYSVILLDEVEKAHPDVFNILLQVLEDGRLTDSHGRTVDFRNTVIVMTSNLGSAQIQELVGDREAQRAAVMDAVSTHFRPEFINRIDEVVIFEPLARDQIAGITEIQLGRLRSRLAERELKLELSGEALDKLIAVGYDPVYGARPLKRAIQRWIENPLAQLILSGSFLPGATVTAKVENDEIVFA comes from the coding sequence ATGCGTATAGACCGATTAACCAGCAAGCTTCAGCTGGCGTTATCCGATTCTCAATCCCTGGCGGTCGGCCTCGACCATCCGGCCATCGAACCCGCGCACTTGATGCAGGCGTTGCTCGAACAGCAGGGCGGCTCGATCAAGCCGCTGCTGATGCAAGTGGGCTTCGACGTGAACAGCCTGCGCAAGGAACTGAGCAAAGAGCTCGACCACTTGCCAAAAATCCAGAACCCCACCGGCGACGTGAACATGTCGCAGGATCTGGCGCGCCTGCTGAACCAGGCCGATCGCCTGGCGCAACAGAAAGGCGACCAGTTCATCTCCAGCGAGCTGGTGCTGCTGGCGGCCATGGACGAAAACAGCAAGCTCGGCAAGTTGCTGCTGGGCCAGGGCGTCAGCAAAAAAGCGCTGGAAAACGCCATTAATAACCTGCGAGGCGGCGAGGCGGTGAATGACGCCAACGTCGAGGAGTCGCGTCAGGCCCTGGACAAATACACCGTCGACCTGACCAAGCGCGCCGAAGACGGCAAGCTCGACCCGGTGATTGGCCGTGACGACGAAATCCGCCGGACCATCCAGGTGCTGCAACGCCGGACCAAGAACAACCCGGTGCTGATCGGTGAGCCTGGCGTGGGTAAAACCGCGATTGCCGAAGGCCTGGCCCAACGCATCATCAACGGCGAAGTGCCGGACGGCCTAAAAGGCAAGCGCCTGCTGTCCCTGGACATGGGCGCACTGATCGCTGGCGCCAAATACCGTGGCGAGTTCGAAGAACGCCTGAAATCCCTGCTCAACGAGCTGTCCAAGCAAGAAGGGCAGATCATTCTGTTCATCGACGAACTGCACACCATGGTCGGCGCCGGTAAGGGCGAAGGTTCGATGGATGCGGGCAACATGCTCAAGCCAGCGCTGGCTCGGGGGGAGCTGCACTGTGTCGGCGCCACCACGCTCAACGAGTACCGCCAATATATAGAGAAGGACGCGGCCCTCGAACGGCGCTTCCAGAAAGTCCTGGTGGACGAGCCGAGCGAAGAAGACACCATCGCCATCCTGCGCGGCCTGAAAGAGCGTTATGAGGTGCACCACAAGGTGGCGATCACCGATGGTGCGATCATTGCCGCGGCCAAGCTCAGCCATCGCTACATCACCGACCGGCAGTTGCCGGACAAGGCGATCGACCTGATCGACGAAGCCGCCAGCCGTATCCGCATGGAGATCGACTCCAAGCCTGAGGTGCTGGACCGCCTGGAACGGCGTCTGATTCAACTGAAGGTCGAATCCCAGGCCCTGAAGAAAGAAGACGACGAAGCGGCGATCAAGCGCCTGGAGAAACTCCAGGAGGAAATCACCCGTCTGGAGCGCGAATACGCCGATCTGGAAGAAGTCTGGACTTCGGAGAAAGCCGAAGTGCAGGGTTCGGCGCAGATTCAGCAGAAGATCGAGCAGTCCCGCCAGGAGCTGGAAGCCGCGCGCCGCAAAGGCGACCTGAACCGCATGGCCGAGTTGCAGTACGGGGTGATCCCGGACCTGGAGCGCAGCCTGCAGATGGTCGACCAGCACGGCCAAAGCGAGAACCAGCTGTTGCGCAGCAAGGTGACCGAAGAGGAAATCGCCGAAGTCGTGTCCAAGTGGACCGGTATTCCGGTGTCGAAGATGCTCGAAGGCGAGCGCGACAAGCTGCTGAAGATGGAAAGCCTGTTGCACCAGCGCGTCATCGGCCAGAACGAAGCCGTGGTGGCGGTAGCCAACGCCGTGCGGCGTTCTCGCGCCGGGTTGTCCGATCCGAACCGGCCAAGTGGTTCGTTCATGTTCCTCGGCCCGACCGGTGTGGGTAAGACCGAGTTGTGCAAGGCGCTGGCCGAATTCCTTTTCGATACCGAAGAGGCGATGGTGCGGATCGATATGTCCGAGTTCATGGAGAAACACTCCGTGGCTCGGTTGATCGGTGCGCCTCCAGGCTATGTCGGTTACGAGGAGGGCGGTTATCTGACCGAGGCGGTGCGGCGCAAGCCTTATTCGGTGATCCTGCTGGACGAGGTCGAGAAGGCCCATCCGGACGTGTTCAACATCTTGCTGCAGGTGCTGGAAGACGGTCGCCTGACGGATAGCCACGGGCGTACCGTGGACTTTCGTAATACGGTGATCGTCATGACCTCCAACCTGGGCTCGGCGCAGATCCAGGAGCTGGTGGGGGATCGCGAAGCACAGCGGGCGGCGGTGATGGATGCGGTGTCGACCCATTTCCGTCCGGAGTTCATCAACCGGATCGACGAAGTGGTGATCTTCGAGCCATTGGCCCGGGATCAGATCGCCGGCATCACCGAGATCCAGCTGGGACGCCTGCGCAGCCGCCTGGCCGAGCGCGAGCTCAAGCTGGAGCTGAGTGGCGAGGCCTTGGACAAACTGATTGCCGTGGGCTACGACCCGGTCTATGGCGCGCGTCCGCTGAAACGGGCGATTCAGCGCTGGATCGAGAACCCATTGGCGCAGTTGATTCTGTCCGGCAGTTTCCTGCCGGGGGCCACAGTGACGGCCAAGGTGGAAAACGACGAAATCGTCTTCGCCTGA
- the pgeF gene encoding peptidoglycan editing factor PgeF encodes MSDWLIPDWPAPAGVKACVTTRAGGVSLAPFDSLNLGDHVDDNPEAVAENRRRLTDRFSIKPAWLKQVHGIDVVEADPSVVATADASWTATPGIACSAMTADCLPALFCDRAGTRVAAAHAGWRGLAAGVLEATLDSLKVAPEDVLVWLGPAIGPQAFEVGPEVRDAFVRHLPQTEQAFVASHNPGKLMADIYMLARLRLAACGVTAVYGGGFCTVSDPRFYSYRRSPRTGRFASLIWLER; translated from the coding sequence ATGAGTGACTGGCTGATTCCTGACTGGCCCGCGCCGGCCGGGGTCAAAGCCTGCGTCACCACCCGTGCGGGCGGCGTCAGCCTGGCGCCGTTCGACAGCCTCAACCTGGGCGATCATGTCGATGACAACCCAGAGGCGGTGGCCGAAAACCGCCGTCGCCTGACCGATCGTTTCTCTATAAAGCCAGCCTGGCTGAAACAGGTTCACGGTATTGATGTGGTCGAGGCGGATCCGTCCGTCGTCGCCACCGCCGATGCCAGCTGGACCGCCACGCCCGGCATTGCCTGTAGCGCCATGACCGCCGATTGCCTGCCAGCGCTGTTCTGCGACCGCGCCGGTACTCGGGTGGCGGCGGCCCATGCCGGTTGGCGTGGGCTGGCGGCCGGGGTGCTGGAAGCGACGCTCGATAGCCTGAAAGTCGCGCCAGAGGATGTATTGGTCTGGCTGGGGCCGGCCATTGGTCCGCAAGCCTTCGAGGTCGGACCTGAAGTGCGTGACGCTTTCGTCCGGCACTTGCCACAGACCGAACAGGCCTTTGTAGCGAGCCACAACCCCGGCAAGCTCATGGCTGATATCTATATGTTGGCCCGCCTGCGCCTGGCGGCATGCGGCGTCACCGCCGTGTATGGCGGCGGTTTCTGCACCGTGAGCGATCCGCGTTTCTATTCCTACCGCCGCAGCCCGCGCACCGGGCGCTTCGCTTCCCTGATCTGGCTGGAACGCTAG
- the rluD gene encoding 23S rRNA pseudouridine(1911/1915/1917) synthase RluD, producing the protein MSDKIELRAEVPSELGGQRLDQVAAQLFAEHSRSRLSAWIKDGRLTVDGAVIRPRDIVHGGAVLELTAEQEAQGEWIAQDIELDIVYEDDDILVINKPAGLVVHPAAGHADGTLLNALLHHVPDIINVPRAGIVHRLDKDTTGLMVVAKTIQAQTQLVAQLQSRSVSRIYECIVIGVVTAGGKINAPIGRHGQQRQRMAVMEGGKPAVSHYRVLERFRSHTHVRVKLETGRTHQIRVHMAHINYPLVGDPAYGGRFRIPPAANPTMVESLKHFPRQALHARFLELDHPTTGERMSWESPLPEDFVWLLTLLKQDREAFVG; encoded by the coding sequence ATGTCCGATAAAATTGAACTTCGCGCAGAGGTGCCGTCCGAACTGGGCGGCCAACGCCTCGATCAAGTCGCCGCCCAATTATTCGCTGAGCACTCGCGCTCGCGCCTTTCCGCCTGGATCAAAGACGGCCGCCTGACTGTGGATGGAGCGGTTATCCGCCCGCGAGACATTGTCCATGGCGGCGCGGTTCTTGAGCTGACCGCCGAGCAGGAAGCTCAGGGAGAATGGATCGCTCAGGACATCGAACTGGATATCGTCTATGAAGACGACGACATCCTGGTGATCAACAAGCCTGCCGGCCTGGTGGTCCACCCCGCCGCCGGTCACGCCGATGGCACGCTGCTCAATGCCCTGTTGCACCATGTCCCGGACATCATCAACGTGCCGCGCGCCGGCATCGTCCATCGCCTGGACAAGGACACCACCGGTCTGATGGTGGTGGCCAAGACCATCCAGGCGCAGACCCAGCTGGTTGCCCAGTTGCAGAGCCGCAGCGTCAGCCGCATCTATGAATGCATCGTGATCGGCGTGGTCACCGCCGGCGGCAAGATCAACGCCCCGATCGGCCGGCATGGCCAGCAACGCCAGCGCATGGCGGTGATGGAAGGCGGCAAGCCGGCCGTCAGCCACTACCGCGTGCTGGAGCGTTTCCGTTCCCACACCCATGTCCGGGTGAAACTGGAAACCGGGCGGACCCACCAGATCCGTGTGCACATGGCCCATATCAACTACCCGTTGGTCGGCGATCCGGCCTACGGTGGCCGTTTCCGCATTCCGCCCGCCGCGAACCCGACCATGGTCGAATCCCTCAAGCACTTCCCGCGTCAGGCGCTGCATGCGCGGTTCCTTGAGCTGGATCATCCGACCACCGGCGAGCGCATGAGCTGGGAATCGCCGCTGCCGGAAGATTTCGTCTGGTTGCTGACCCTGCTCAAGCAGGATCGCGAGGCTTTCGTCGGATGA
- a CDS encoding outer membrane protein assembly factor BamD, producing MQVKHLLLIAILALTAACSSKEVVDENLSEVELYQQAQTDLDNNSYTSATAKLKALESRYPFGRYADQAQLELIYANYKNAEPEAAKSAAERFIRLHPQHPNVDYAYYLKGLTSFDQDVGLLARFLPLDMTKRDPGAARDSYNEFAQLTSRFPNSRYAPDAKQRMIYLRNLLASYEIHVADYYLTRQAYVAAANRGRYVVENFQETPSVADGLAVMTEAYQRLHLDELAATSLETLKLNYPDHPTLVDGQFVPRVAEADNRSWLSKATLGLIESRPPLLPGETRANQDVMKQYQDAKDAIPAELKPKDANGDAVEEEQHEAEGNNSDRSWFSYMTFGVFD from the coding sequence ATGCAAGTGAAACACCTGCTGCTGATCGCCATCCTCGCACTGACCGCTGCTTGCTCATCGAAGGAAGTCGTTGACGAAAACCTGAGCGAGGTCGAGCTGTACCAGCAGGCGCAGACCGACCTCGACAACAACAGCTATACCAGCGCCACAGCCAAGCTCAAGGCCCTGGAGTCGCGTTATCCGTTCGGTCGCTACGCGGATCAGGCACAGCTCGAACTGATCTATGCCAACTACAAGAACGCCGAGCCGGAGGCCGCCAAGTCCGCCGCCGAGCGTTTCATCCGCCTGCACCCACAACACCCGAACGTGGACTACGCCTACTACCTCAAGGGCCTGACCTCCTTCGACCAGGACGTCGGCCTGCTGGCGCGCTTCCTGCCGCTGGACATGACCAAGCGTGACCCGGGTGCCGCGCGCGACTCCTACAACGAGTTCGCCCAGCTCACCAGCCGTTTCCCGAACAGCCGCTACGCGCCGGACGCCAAGCAGCGCATGATCTACCTGCGCAACCTGCTGGCCTCCTACGAAATCCACGTGGCCGACTACTACCTGACCCGTCAGGCCTATGTAGCCGCCGCCAACCGTGGCCGCTACGTGGTGGAAAACTTCCAGGAAACCCCGTCGGTGGCCGATGGCCTGGCGGTGATGACCGAGGCTTACCAGCGTCTGCACCTGGACGAACTGGCCGCCACCAGCCTGGAAACCCTGAAGCTCAACTACCCCGATCACCCGACTCTGGTCGACGGCCAGTTCGTGCCACGGGTCGCCGAGGCGGACAACCGCTCCTGGCTGAGCAAGGCCACCCTGGGCCTGATCGAGTCCCGTCCACCGCTGCTGCCGGGAGAAACCCGCGCCAACCAGGACGTGATGAAGCAATACCAGGACGCCAAGGATGCGATTCCGGCCGAGCTCAAGCCTAAAGACGCCAATGGCGACGCTGTCGAAGAAGAACAGCATGAAGCCGAAGGCAACAACAGCGACCGCTCGTGGTTCAGCTACATGACCTTCGGCGTGTTCGACTGA
- a CDS encoding PP0621 family protein codes for MLRLLFWIALIAAAVWLWRKFKQPASGTAAPREPSTTPMVRCAHCGVHLPRDRALSLEQQWYCSQTHLEQGPISRDR; via the coding sequence ATGCTTCGTCTACTGTTCTGGATCGCCCTGATTGCCGCTGCGGTATGGCTCTGGCGCAAATTCAAGCAGCCCGCCTCCGGCACCGCTGCGCCCCGCGAACCCAGCACCACGCCCATGGTGCGTTGTGCCCACTGCGGCGTGCACCTGCCCCGCGACCGGGCGCTGAGCCTCGAGCAACAGTGGTATTGCAGCCAGACGCACCTGGAACAAGGTCCGATCTCCCGCGATCGCTGA
- a CDS encoding sigma-54-dependent transcriptional regulator: MSPRQKVLIVDDDPGIREYLEISLGRMQRHTRSARTLGEARHWLAREGFDLCLSDLHLPDGTGLELLEHIQCRQLRMPLAILSTCARQETAIHALKAGAIDFLSKPVALARLRELLNGALPGSTPPPPASGPLLGDSAAMHKLRGQIGKLARSQASVYISGESGSGKELVARAIHDQGPRASHAFVPVNCGAIPPELMESEFFGHRKGSFSGAIEDKPGLFQAAHGGTLFLDEVADLPLAMQVKLLRALQEKAVRCVGGQQEVQVDVRILCATHKALQAEVHAGRFRQDLYYRLNVIELPVPPLRARKADIEPLATAILERLAQGNGQQLARLQPSALLALQGYDFPGNVRELENLLERAHTLCENRRIEARDLRLTPNGAHPAITPGLAQVINLEKHLQEVERRLILQALEHTRWNRTAAAQRLSLSFRSMRYRLKKLGLD, from the coding sequence ATGAGCCCACGACAAAAAGTCTTGATCGTCGATGACGATCCAGGCATTCGCGAATATCTGGAAATCAGCCTCGGCCGGATGCAACGCCATACCCGCAGCGCCCGCACCCTGGGCGAAGCGCGTCACTGGCTGGCCCGGGAAGGCTTCGACCTGTGCCTGAGCGACCTGCATTTACCCGACGGCACGGGGCTGGAATTACTCGAGCATATCCAGTGCCGCCAGCTGCGAATGCCGCTGGCAATACTCAGCACCTGCGCCCGCCAGGAAACCGCGATCCACGCCCTGAAGGCCGGCGCCATCGACTTCCTGAGCAAACCCGTGGCCCTGGCGCGCTTGCGCGAACTGCTGAATGGTGCCCTGCCCGGATCGACACCCCCGCCCCCTGCTAGCGGTCCATTGCTCGGCGATTCAGCCGCCATGCACAAGCTGCGCGGACAAATCGGCAAACTGGCCCGGAGCCAGGCCTCGGTCTATATCAGCGGAGAGTCCGGAAGCGGCAAGGAACTGGTCGCCCGCGCGATCCACGACCAGGGTCCTCGAGCCAGCCACGCCTTCGTGCCGGTCAATTGCGGAGCCATCCCACCGGAACTGATGGAGAGCGAGTTTTTCGGCCATCGCAAAGGCAGCTTCAGCGGCGCTATCGAAGACAAGCCCGGCCTGTTCCAGGCGGCGCACGGCGGCACGCTGTTTCTCGATGAGGTGGCCGATCTGCCGCTGGCGATGCAAGTCAAATTGCTCCGCGCGCTGCAGGAGAAGGCGGTGCGGTGCGTCGGTGGGCAGCAGGAGGTCCAGGTCGATGTGCGCATTCTCTGCGCCACTCACAAGGCGCTGCAGGCGGAAGTGCATGCCGGACGCTTTCGCCAGGATCTCTACTATCGCCTGAACGTGATCGAGCTGCCGGTACCACCGCTACGGGCGCGCAAGGCTGATATCGAACCCTTGGCCACCGCCATCCTCGAGCGCCTGGCGCAGGGTAACGGCCAACAACTGGCACGGCTTCAGCCAAGCGCGCTGCTGGCGCTCCAGGGCTACGACTTTCCCGGTAACGTGCGCGAACTGGAGAACCTGCTCGAACGGGCGCACACCCTGTGCGAGAACCGGCGGATCGAAGCACGCGACCTGCGCCTGACGCCCAACGGCGCCCACCCGGCCATCACGCCCGGCCTGGCACAGGTGATCAACCTTGAGAAACATCTGCAAGAAGTCGAGCGCCGACTGATCCTCCAGGCCCTGGAGCACACCCGCTGGAACCGCACGGCGGCGGCCCAGCGCTTGAGCCTGTCGTTTCGCTCGATGCGCTACCGGCTGAAGAAGCTCGGCCTGGATTAA